A single Myxocyprinus asiaticus isolate MX2 ecotype Aquarium Trade chromosome 50, UBuf_Myxa_2, whole genome shotgun sequence DNA region contains:
- the LOC127438634 gene encoding complement factor H-like isoform X6 — MEIYARIFFLLLCFMTYGSSNAAGCTELPKLGNAEVSPGLLKTNYSSGDKLEYSCKHGYVSLRKISYICDGKKWIKLHEAECTLKRCEQPADIPNGQYSIVNGNNFVFGTTIKYTCKEGFQMTSRFDSRTCRLGGWDNHLPECEEATCLPDKIGDNIKVEGLPGYGDLFRFGHRLKFSCDEKLLILRGAKEIKCQSNGKWSSPFPKCEEVTCTKNATEDNIIVQRIPDQEGSIKYGHMLKFSCLHEGLFLKGKKNITCQANGEWSDPYPKCEDI; from the exons ATGGAGATATATGCaagaattttctttcttcttttatgTTTTATGACATATGGGTCTTCAAATgctgcag GTTGCACTGAGCTTCCAAAATTAGGTAATGCAGAAGTTTCTCCTGGTTTATTGAAAACCAACTACTCTTCTGGTGATAAACTAGAGTACAGCTGCAAGCATGGCTATGTCTCTCTGCGAAAAATCAGCTACATATGTGATGGTAAAAAATGGATTAAACTGCATGAGGCAGAATGTACGC TCAAACGCTGTGAGCAGCCTGCAGATATTCCAAATGGCCAATACAGTATTGTGAATGGTAATAACTTTGTTTTCGGAACAACCATCAAGTATACCTGCAAAGAGGG ctTCCAGATGACGAGTCGGTTTGACAGCAGAACATGTCGCCTTGGCGGTTGGGATAACCATTTACCTGAATGTGAAG AGGCAACATGTCTTCCAGACAAAATAGGGGACAACATCAAAGTGGAGGGACTCCCTGGTTATGGGGATTTATTCCGATTTGGACACAGGCTGAAATTTTCATGTGATGAAAAACTGCTAATTTTGAGGGGAGCAAAAGAAATTAAGTGCCAGTCAAATGGAAAATGGAGCAGTCCTTTTCCTAAGTGTGAAG AGGTAACATGTACTAAAAATGCAACTGAGGACAACATCATAGTGCAGCGAATCCCTGATCAAGAGGGTTCTATTAAATATGGACACATGTTAAAATTCTCATGTCTTCATGAAGGGCTGTTtttaaaaggaaagaaaaacatCACCTGCCAGGCAAATGGAGAATGGAGTGACCCATATCCTAAATGTGAAG ATATTTAA
- the LOC127438634 gene encoding complement factor H-like isoform X5, which translates to MEIYARIFFLLLCFMTYGSSNAAGCTELPKLGNAEVSPGLLKTNYSSGDKLEYSCKHGYVSLRKISYICDGKKWIKLHEAECTLKRCEQPADIPNGQYSIVNGNNFVFGTTIKYTCKEGFQMTSRFDSRTCRLGGWDNHLPECEEATCLPDKIGDNIKVEGLPGYGDLFRFGHRLKFSCDEKLLILRGAKEIKCQSNGKWSSPFPKCEEVTCTKNATEDNIIVQRIPDQEGSIKYGHMLKFSCLHEGLFLKGKKNITCQANGEWSDPYPKCEGSSAS; encoded by the exons ATGGAGATATATGCaagaattttctttcttcttttatgTTTTATGACATATGGGTCTTCAAATgctgcag GTTGCACTGAGCTTCCAAAATTAGGTAATGCAGAAGTTTCTCCTGGTTTATTGAAAACCAACTACTCTTCTGGTGATAAACTAGAGTACAGCTGCAAGCATGGCTATGTCTCTCTGCGAAAAATCAGCTACATATGTGATGGTAAAAAATGGATTAAACTGCATGAGGCAGAATGTACGC TCAAACGCTGTGAGCAGCCTGCAGATATTCCAAATGGCCAATACAGTATTGTGAATGGTAATAACTTTGTTTTCGGAACAACCATCAAGTATACCTGCAAAGAGGG ctTCCAGATGACGAGTCGGTTTGACAGCAGAACATGTCGCCTTGGCGGTTGGGATAACCATTTACCTGAATGTGAAG AGGCAACATGTCTTCCAGACAAAATAGGGGACAACATCAAAGTGGAGGGACTCCCTGGTTATGGGGATTTATTCCGATTTGGACACAGGCTGAAATTTTCATGTGATGAAAAACTGCTAATTTTGAGGGGAGCAAAAGAAATTAAGTGCCAGTCAAATGGAAAATGGAGCAGTCCTTTTCCTAAGTGTGAAG AGGTAACATGTACTAAAAATGCAACTGAGGACAACATCATAGTGCAGCGAATCCCTGATCAAGAGGGTTCTATTAAATATGGACACATGTTAAAATTCTCATGTCTTCATGAAGGGCTGTTtttaaaaggaaagaaaaacatCACCTGCCAGGCAAATGGAGAATGGAGTGACCCATATCCTAAATGTGAAG